From one Phorcysia thermohydrogeniphila genomic stretch:
- a CDS encoding flagellin, translated as MALRINYNYQADFTHFNLLQTEQNMNKALERLATGYRINRAADDAAGLYIADQLKTYAVSLEQATRNSQDGISIAQIAQAALQNVYNILNDIKSKAIEAANDSQDNATRQIIQQDINKLVDVISKIFSDTEFNGKNIFSGGPNTFTIHYGGRTNQNLAMLIWTATATPAQDTNAPSTIVIGDTTITIDVTSQTLAELSIQNIDNIIKAVDQLNAKIGSYQIELEKIVINNESQRINVQEGESRIRNVDFAKEMSEFTRNQILMQSGTAMLAQANQLPQLVLQLLR; from the coding sequence ATGGCACTGAGAATCAACTACAACTATCAAGCTGACTTTACACATTTTAACCTGCTTCAAACAGAACAAAACATGAACAAAGCTTTAGAAAGGTTAGCAACCGGTTACAGAATCAACAGGGCTGCGGATGACGCAGCAGGTCTTTACATTGCTGACCAGCTGAAAACTTACGCTGTTTCCCTTGAGCAGGCTACAAGAAACTCCCAAGATGGAATCTCCATAGCCCAAATTGCACAAGCAGCCCTTCAGAACGTTTACAACATCCTCAACGACATCAAGTCTAAGGCTATTGAGGCTGCTAACGACTCACAGGACAATGCTACCAGACAAATCATACAGCAAGACATCAACAAGCTAGTAGACGTAATCTCTAAAATTTTCTCAGACACAGAGTTTAACGGCAAAAACATTTTCTCCGGAGGGCCAAATACATTCACAATCCACTACGGTGGAAGGACTAACCAAAACCTTGCAATGTTAATTTGGACAGCTACAGCTACCCCTGCTCAAGACACTAACGCTCCGTCCACCATCGTTATTGGAGATACTACCATTACAATTGACGTAACTTCTCAAACCTTAGCAGAACTCTCTATACAAAATATAGACAATATCATTAAAGCAGTAGACCAACTTAATGCAAAAATAGGTTCTTACCAAATTGAGCTTGAGAAAATTGTTATAAACAACGAAAGCCAGAGGATTAACGTTCAAGAAGGTGAATCACGGATTAGAAACGTTGACTTTGCTAAGGAGATGTCCGAGTTTACAAGGAACCAGATTCTCATGCAGTCCGGTACAGCTATGCTTGCTCAGGCAAATCAGCTTCCACAGCTTGTCCTTCAGCTTCTCAGGTAA
- a CDS encoding flagellar protein FlaG — protein sequence MMDVKPVAHLQPSVEMNSQSLEVKNQQLKQPNTQEQVNLDSKRKEETVKTTPEVIEKIVEDLKKKLSMLNTQLEIQIDKDTDIVVVKVIDRETNKVIRQIPPEYVLKIAKYLDEIAGILYNEKV from the coding sequence ATGATGGACGTTAAGCCTGTGGCTCACTTACAGCCGTCAGTTGAGATGAATTCCCAGAGCTTAGAGGTAAAAAATCAACAGTTGAAACAGCCAAATACTCAGGAACAGGTGAACCTTGACAGTAAAAGAAAAGAAGAAACAGTTAAAACTACCCCTGAAGTAATTGAAAAAATAGTTGAGGATTTAAAGAAAAAGCTGTCCATGCTTAACACACAGCTTGAGATACAAATTGATAAAGATACTGATATTGTAGTAGTTAAAGTTATTGATAGAGAAACTAACAAAGTTATAAGACAAATACCTCCAGAGTACGTCCTAAAAATTGCCAAATACTTGGACGAAATAGCAGGAATACTTTACAACGAAAAAGTTTAA
- the fliD gene encoding flagellar filament capping protein FliD, translating into MAGEFYISNLAGTFDYQTILDAYYQAQMQPVLMLQEQESTLNSKISAINEFQDLISNFYNVFDELTSTNILEQKVAFSSDESVLSVKVTDPLKAQVGSYDVTVKQLAKNDVWLSVNGVASTDSVPATTAGTLQISYAGTVIATVDYDTDTNTSTPSTLQEIASAINSAQDKVIASVIYDGSQYRLLLSGKDTGETNVISITEIGSGDLLDQLQLGDSYTSSHVQQAQDAIITLYGQDISSPTNTFNEAIPGLELSVKATSSTAVSITVENDYTSFEETFQNFINAYNSIVDFVQTESSKDGRLSGNTTLQMIRSSILSKLQPLFDNNLIDVDKDTGHLTLDSLALEDMLSSTPESVESLLQSLKTNLYDYLIYLKSPSGPVDAYEKSLENQKSYLEEQISEMQKLITEQVEQFRQELIQVQLLQEEMEAIRAKIVSVFGNTSLLPTTSS; encoded by the coding sequence ATGGCCGGTGAGTTTTATATTAGTAACTTAGCTGGAACTTTTGATTACCAAACCATATTAGACGCTTACTATCAGGCTCAAATGCAACCTGTTCTTATGCTTCAAGAACAGGAGTCTACACTTAACAGTAAAATTTCTGCAATCAACGAATTTCAGGACTTAATTTCTAACTTTTACAACGTTTTTGATGAGCTTACTTCAACAAACATACTTGAACAAAAAGTTGCTTTCTCCTCCGACGAATCTGTTCTCTCAGTTAAAGTAACCGACCCGCTGAAAGCTCAAGTTGGTAGCTATGACGTTACAGTTAAACAGTTGGCAAAAAACGATGTCTGGCTATCAGTAAACGGAGTCGCCTCTACCGACAGCGTTCCAGCAACAACTGCAGGTACCCTACAGATTTCCTACGCTGGAACCGTAATTGCAACTGTAGACTACGATACAGATACAAACACAAGTACTCCTTCAACTCTACAAGAGATTGCTTCTGCTATAAACAGCGCTCAGGACAAAGTTATAGCCTCGGTAATTTATGATGGAAGCCAATACAGGCTTTTACTCTCAGGGAAGGATACCGGCGAGACAAACGTTATCAGCATAACTGAAATAGGTTCTGGTGACCTTCTTGACCAGCTTCAACTCGGAGACAGTTACACAAGTAGCCACGTTCAGCAAGCACAGGACGCTATAATTACGCTCTACGGTCAAGATATTAGCAGTCCTACTAACACTTTTAATGAAGCCATACCCGGTTTAGAGTTAAGCGTAAAAGCTACTTCTTCTACGGCAGTATCTATCACTGTTGAGAACGATTATACAAGCTTTGAAGAAACATTCCAAAACTTTATCAACGCCTACAACAGTATTGTTGACTTTGTTCAGACCGAAAGCAGCAAGGATGGAAGGCTTTCAGGAAATACTACTTTGCAGATGATAAGGTCATCCATACTTTCCAAACTTCAACCCCTCTTTGACAACAATCTGATAGATGTTGACAAGGATACAGGACATTTAACCTTAGATAGCTTAGCGCTTGAAGATATGTTGTCAAGCACTCCTGAATCTGTAGAATCTCTCCTCCAATCCCTCAAAACTAACCTTTACGATTACCTTATCTATCTTAAGAGCCCTTCCGGTCCGGTAGATGCATACGAAAAGTCCTTAGAAAATCAGAAAAGCTATCTGGAAGAACAGATATCAGAAATGCAAAAGCTTATTACAGAACAGGTAGAACAGTTTAGACAAGAGTTAATACAGGTACAGCTCCTGCAGGAAGAAATGGAAGCCATTAGGGCAAAAATTGTTTCTGTTTTTGGAAATACTTCCCTCTTACCAACTACGAGCTCCTAA
- the fliS gene encoding flagellar export chaperone FliS, giving the protein MTGVNPYLKIQVETASPVEHVIMLYDKTILLLKEAEEAIKNGDVKTKVEAILKADKILRVLNSSLDMERGGEIAKNLREIYNFVINALVIVNSKNDLKMLSDIIEILSTLKEGWEGIKNKV; this is encoded by the coding sequence ATGACAGGAGTAAACCCTTACCTTAAGATTCAAGTAGAGACAGCTTCCCCGGTTGAACACGTTATTATGCTGTACGATAAAACAATCCTCCTTCTTAAGGAAGCAGAGGAAGCTATAAAAAACGGTGACGTCAAAACCAAGGTGGAGGCGATATTAAAAGCTGATAAGATTCTACGGGTTCTTAACAGTTCTCTTGACATGGAGAGAGGAGGAGAGATAGCGAAGAACCTTCGGGAGATTTATAACTTCGTCATAAATGCATTAGTGATTGTTAATAGCAAAAACGACCTAAAGATGCTCTCTGATATCATTGAAATCCTCTCTACCCTGAAGGAAGGATGGGAAGGTATAAAGAACAAAGTTTAA
- the bioD gene encoding dethiobiotin synthase, which translates to MILVTGTDTGVGKTFVTISLVKWLREQNRNVCAFKIVETGCLPICEDAQKISEACGKEIRPIYSFKAPVAPSVAADMGRTSISIERIKKEILAFSGEYEEVFFEGAGGLLVPITWEYTFLDLARELGMDVVIVALNKLGVINHTLLTVKACECEGVRVKCVILNTKEKFDESVETNYESLRKLLKIPVYLFSSLEDASNFAESLLD; encoded by the coding sequence ATGATTTTAGTAACAGGTACTGATACAGGTGTCGGAAAAACTTTCGTTACCATCTCCTTAGTTAAATGGTTAAGAGAGCAAAACAGAAACGTCTGTGCTTTTAAAATAGTTGAAACGGGATGTCTTCCTATTTGTGAGGACGCCCAAAAAATCTCTGAAGCCTGCGGAAAGGAGATTAGGCCCATTTACTCCTTTAAGGCTCCTGTAGCCCCCTCTGTCGCAGCAGACATGGGAAGAACCTCTATCTCTATTGAAAGGATAAAGAAAGAAATTCTGGCTTTTTCGGGGGAATACGAGGAGGTTTTCTTTGAGGGGGCCGGGGGGTTACTTGTTCCTATAACGTGGGAGTACACATTTTTAGACCTTGCCAGAGAACTTGGCATGGACGTCGTCATAGTAGCCCTCAACAAGCTCGGGGTGATAAACCATACGTTACTCACTGTAAAGGCGTGCGAATGTGAGGGGGTAAGGGTAAAGTGCGTCATTTTAAACACAAAAGAAAAATTTGATGAGAGTGTAGAGACAAACTACGAAAGCCTAAGGAAACTGCTCAAAATTCCCGTATACCTCTTTAGTTCCCTTGAAGATGCCTCAAATTTTGCTGAAAGCCTTCTGGACTGA
- a CDS encoding cytochrome-c peroxidase produces the protein MKRLLTALIIFLAGTGNGLAAVWEKNCEGCHNGTVAPTKEELLSQHPTPEDFLDAVKEAMREEKMPPGLKYLAAIKELFGRLPVKKAHAENSHGKVHESDEYSKYKRYFTPLPTLPPIPADNPLTPEKVKLGKMLYYDPRLSRSKIISCNTCHNIALGGDDNVKTSIGHGWKTGGRNAPTTLNSGFLKVQFWDGRAPTLEEQTKGPIQAHVEMNATPELVVRRLKAIPEYVELFKKAFPNDPDPVNFENVAKAIAAFERTLNTPNSPFQRYLLGEENALTKEQKEGMKLFVEKGCIACHNGPVLSDGRFHKFKSNNDTGRFRVTKNPKDKYLFRTPQLLNVALTAPYFHDGSAKTLEEAIRHMAEQELGQKLSMEEVRKIKAFLESLTGEIPLEARTVPILPPERQ, from the coding sequence ATGAAAAGGCTACTTACCGCACTCATAATCTTTTTGGCAGGAACGGGAAACGGTTTGGCGGCCGTTTGGGAAAAAAACTGTGAAGGGTGTCACAACGGAACGGTAGCTCCAACCAAAGAAGAGCTCCTTTCCCAGCACCCAACCCCAGAAGATTTCCTTGACGCCGTTAAGGAGGCAATGAGAGAGGAGAAGATGCCTCCGGGCTTAAAATACTTAGCAGCCATAAAGGAGCTCTTTGGGAGACTTCCAGTCAAAAAGGCCCACGCGGAGAACTCCCACGGAAAAGTCCATGAAAGTGACGAGTACTCAAAGTATAAACGTTACTTCACCCCTCTACCAACCTTACCTCCTATCCCTGCAGATAACCCCTTAACCCCTGAAAAGGTTAAGCTCGGCAAGATGCTCTACTACGACCCAAGACTCTCAAGAAGCAAGATTATCTCCTGCAACACCTGCCACAACATCGCCTTAGGAGGAGACGATAACGTTAAAACTTCTATCGGCCACGGCTGGAAGACCGGCGGAAGGAACGCTCCTACAACCCTTAACTCTGGATTCCTAAAGGTTCAGTTCTGGGACGGCAGGGCTCCAACCTTAGAAGAACAGACCAAAGGACCAATCCAAGCCCACGTTGAAATGAACGCAACTCCTGAGCTCGTTGTAAGAAGGCTTAAAGCTATTCCAGAGTACGTTGAACTGTTTAAAAAAGCTTTTCCCAACGACCCCGACCCTGTAAACTTTGAAAACGTTGCAAAAGCAATTGCGGCATTTGAGAGGACCCTTAACACTCCTAACTCTCCCTTCCAGAGGTACCTCTTGGGAGAAGAAAACGCTTTAACGAAAGAGCAAAAGGAGGGAATGAAACTCTTTGTTGAAAAAGGCTGTATAGCCTGCCACAATGGTCCCGTCCTTTCCGATGGCAGGTTCCACAAGTTTAAGAGTAACAACGATACGGGAAGATTTAGAGTTACAAAAAATCCCAAAGACAAATACCTCTTTAGGACTCCACAACTATTAAACGTTGCTTTAACTGCTCCCTATTTCCACGACGGCTCAGCCAAGACCCTTGAAGAAGCCATAAGGCACATGGCAGAACAGGAACTCGGTCAAAAGCTAAGCATGGAAGAGGTTCGCAAAATTAAGGCCTTCTTGGAGTCCCTAACTGGAGAAATCCCCCTTGAAGCAAGGACTGTTCCTATCCTCCCTCCTGAGAGGCAATAA
- a CDS encoding metallophosphoesterase: protein MRYFISDTHFFHRNIIRLNPLKRKVGFESLIIENLRKALKEEDELYLVGDFLWTLEPEFLELWKSVPGRKILIKGNHDLWFPEEELKPFFDEIVPFYTILEVRGKKVLLSHYPARDLRTFRYRELQKEISEIYHRESCSLLLHGHVHWNRFGVFCGCHLESVKCINVNVEFTNYWPISEEELPLW from the coding sequence ATGAGGTACTTTATTTCTGATACCCACTTTTTCCACAGGAACATTATAAGGCTCAACCCTCTCAAGAGAAAAGTAGGTTTTGAGAGCCTTATCATAGAAAACCTTAGAAAGGCTCTGAAAGAAGAAGATGAACTCTACCTCGTTGGCGATTTTCTATGGACATTAGAGCCGGAATTTTTGGAGCTCTGGAAGAGCGTCCCCGGAAGGAAAATCCTCATAAAGGGCAACCACGACCTCTGGTTTCCTGAAGAAGAGCTAAAACCTTTCTTTGATGAAATTGTACCCTTCTACACCATATTAGAAGTGAGAGGCAAAAAGGTTCTCCTTTCGCACTATCCAGCAAGGGATTTAAGGACGTTCAGGTATAGGGAGCTCCAGAAGGAAATCTCCGAAATCTACCACCGAGAATCCTGCTCACTCCTCCTTCACGGCCACGTCCACTGGAACAGGTTCGGGGTATTCTGCGGCTGTCACCTTGAATCTGTCAAATGCATCAATGTTAATGTAGAATTCACCAACTACTGGCCAATTTCTGAGGAGGAGCTCCCACTGTGGTAA
- a CDS encoding KdsC family phosphatase produces the protein MVKLIVLDVDGVLTDGSIVYDSEGREYKSFNVKDGYGIVTAIKRGIKVVVISGRNSPIVDRRCKELGITEVFQGVSDKLKVYEKIKEKYGLDDFEIAAMGDDIPDIPILEKAGFSGAPADAVPEVKKVVNLVTTLPGGKGAVREFIDYLLKSGENPR, from the coding sequence GTGGTAAAGCTAATAGTCCTTGACGTAGATGGCGTCCTTACCGACGGTTCAATTGTTTACGACAGCGAAGGTAGAGAGTACAAGAGCTTTAACGTTAAGGACGGTTATGGGATAGTCACCGCAATAAAGAGGGGAATAAAAGTTGTAGTCATATCTGGAAGGAACTCTCCGATTGTAGATAGGAGGTGCAAGGAACTCGGCATAACAGAGGTCTTTCAGGGAGTTTCAGACAAGCTGAAGGTTTACGAGAAAATAAAGGAAAAGTACGGTTTAGATGACTTTGAAATTGCCGCTATGGGCGACGATATTCCGGATATCCCGATTTTAGAAAAGGCCGGCTTTTCTGGAGCTCCAGCAGACGCCGTACCTGAGGTTAAGAAAGTCGTTAATTTAGTTACAACTCTACCGGGCGGGAAAGGAGCGGTAAGGGAGTTCATAGACTACCTCCTTAAAAGCGGAGAGAACCCAAGGTGA